One segment of Rhodothermus bifroesti DNA contains the following:
- a CDS encoding 6-pyruvoyl trahydropterin synthase family protein, with protein MKIAKQFRFEAAHRLPWHQGACRHLHGHSYRLVVGLEGTPNARGILVDFQDLKRLLKPLLDRWDHATLVAASDTALQEALDALGSRYVVLPFDSTAENLCTYIADYLMHEAGDWLRAQGVRRLWVRLAETETSFAELERALLPDVHPESAPHA; from the coding sequence ATGAAAATTGCCAAACAGTTTCGGTTTGAGGCGGCGCACCGGCTACCCTGGCATCAAGGTGCCTGTCGCCACTTGCATGGCCATTCCTACCGCCTCGTCGTTGGGCTTGAAGGCACGCCTAACGCTCGGGGGATCTTGGTAGATTTTCAGGACCTCAAGCGTTTGCTTAAGCCTCTGCTGGATCGGTGGGACCATGCCACTTTAGTGGCTGCCAGCGATACTGCCCTGCAGGAAGCCCTAGATGCCCTGGGTTCTCGCTACGTGGTGCTCCCCTTCGATTCGACCGCAGAGAACCTATGCACCTATATAGCCGACTACCTTATGCACGAAGCAGGCGACTGGCTGCGTGCCCAAGGCGTACGGCGCTTGTGGGTGCGCTTGGCTGAGACCGAAACCTCGTTTGCTGAACTGGAACGTGCGCTGCTGCCCGATGTCCACCCCGAATCTGCTCCCCACGCTTAA
- the queF gene encoding preQ(1) synthase, producing the protein MAMTEPERQAWAEKLAALREEALLHTEQALAYMARYGIRPEGHIQPFLPPAARQQHIDRLPYEHAVRQVVVYETEPGEFSAVCPFSGLPDYGVLRIEYVPGSWILELKSLKYYLISWRHIGVTQEDVTAMVYQDVMRHLEDPEYLKVTTVYNVRGGIRTTCTVDSREQRR; encoded by the coding sequence ATGGCGATGACCGAACCAGAGCGACAGGCATGGGCTGAAAAGCTTGCAGCGCTTCGGGAAGAAGCGCTCCTGCATACGGAACAAGCGCTGGCCTATATGGCGCGCTACGGTATTCGGCCTGAGGGGCACATTCAGCCTTTCTTGCCACCCGCAGCGCGGCAGCAGCACATAGACCGCCTGCCCTACGAGCACGCTGTACGGCAAGTGGTTGTGTATGAAACCGAGCCAGGCGAGTTTTCTGCCGTCTGTCCGTTTTCGGGGTTGCCAGACTATGGCGTGCTCCGGATTGAGTACGTTCCCGGAAGTTGGATTCTGGAGCTTAAGAGTTTAAAGTACTACCTCATTTCTTGGCGGCATATTGGGGTGACGCAGGAAGACGTGACCGCTATGGTCTATCAAGACGTCATGCGCCATCTTGAAGACCCCGAGTATTTGAAAGTCACTACCGTCTACAACGTACGTGGAGGCATCCGGACCACCTGCACGGTTGACAGCCGTGAGCAGCGACGTTAG
- a CDS encoding vitamin B12-dependent ribonucleotide reductase has protein sequence MAKSPRLLPEASTLRQGLRIARVFSTEGQHPFDSVVWERRTAAIYNSKGEAVFEQKDVEFPSTWSQLATNVVASKYFYGDLAVGNGDPREGKREYSLKQLIHRVTRTITDWGRDQGYFASPEDAERFYDELTWLCLHQYGAFNSPVWFNVGLYHLYGVRDTGGKTIWGWDFKAQRALPVDPYERPQASACFIISVEDSIDDIWQLMAESARLFKFGSGVGADWSKLRSTKEKLSGGGQPSGPVSFMRVQDATGATIKSGGKTRRAAIMQTLKVWHPDIMEFVTAKAKEEKKAWALIEQGYDGSFNGEAYNSVAFQNVNQSVRVTDEFMEAVLARKKYPLRAVTTGQVVEEIDAYELLYKVAEGTWICGDPGLQYEDTIQKWHTCKNSGPINSSNPCSEYMFLDNSACNLASLNLRKFQREDGSFDVERFRAAVRIFITAMEILVDNAGYPSEKIAQNSHDYRPLGLGFANLGAMLMAMGLPYDSDEGRAVAGAITAIMHAEAYARSAEIAAIERIGPFAAFEQNRDCMLEVMRMHQAAVEEIHPSCPAYLKAAARESMARMVALGERYGYRNAQATVLAPTGTISFMMDCDTTGIEPDIALVKYKLLAGKGDGMLKIVNNTVPIALRRLGYTEEQIRDILAYIEENDTIEGAPHLQEAHLSVFDCAFKPYKGQRFIHYMGHIKMMAACQPFISGAISKTVNMPEHVTVEEIMDAYIQGWKLGLKALAIYRENSKRSQPLSTRKEDKKAESSGDGVAASEPQVIEKVIYKPVRKRLPDERPSLTHKFSVAGHEGYLHIGLYPDTAMPGEIFITMAKQGSTISGLMDAFATAISIALQYGVPLEDLCNKFSHMRFEPSGFTNNPQIPIAKSIMDYIFRYLSLKFLGRPQEEKSETPGEGVAAEVKRSGPARDERQLELSFETQPTGPITPLVGPTIEAFLGLQGQAASGSTKTTPQARVFEHQEDAPACSNCGSITVRSGACYVCPNCGNSSGCG, from the coding sequence ATGGCAAAGTCTCCCCGTCTATTGCCAGAAGCTTCGACGCTGCGTCAGGGGTTGCGTATTGCACGTGTTTTTTCTACCGAAGGGCAGCATCCTTTCGACTCGGTTGTCTGGGAGCGCCGAACTGCGGCCATTTACAACAGCAAAGGTGAAGCGGTTTTTGAGCAAAAGGACGTCGAGTTTCCATCAACGTGGAGCCAACTGGCCACCAACGTGGTGGCGTCCAAATATTTTTACGGAGATCTGGCTGTAGGTAATGGCGATCCGCGTGAAGGTAAGCGCGAGTACAGCCTAAAGCAGCTCATTCATCGCGTAACGCGTACGATCACCGACTGGGGTAGGGATCAGGGCTATTTTGCCTCGCCGGAAGATGCCGAGCGTTTCTACGATGAGCTGACGTGGCTTTGTCTGCACCAGTACGGGGCATTTAACTCTCCGGTTTGGTTCAACGTTGGGCTTTACCATCTGTATGGCGTGCGGGATACGGGGGGAAAGACCATTTGGGGATGGGATTTTAAGGCGCAGCGCGCACTGCCGGTTGATCCGTATGAGCGGCCGCAAGCTTCTGCCTGTTTCATTATTTCGGTTGAAGACTCCATCGACGATATTTGGCAGCTGATGGCCGAAAGCGCCCGCCTGTTTAAGTTTGGCTCAGGCGTGGGTGCCGACTGGTCCAAGTTGCGTTCTACCAAAGAAAAACTCTCCGGAGGGGGGCAGCCCTCGGGTCCGGTCTCGTTTATGCGGGTGCAGGATGCCACAGGCGCTACGATTAAGTCGGGAGGTAAAACGCGCCGAGCGGCCATCATGCAAACGCTCAAGGTCTGGCATCCCGATATCATGGAATTTGTGACCGCCAAGGCCAAGGAAGAAAAAAAGGCCTGGGCGCTCATTGAGCAGGGCTATGATGGTTCTTTTAATGGGGAGGCGTACAACTCGGTTGCTTTTCAGAATGTGAACCAGTCGGTGCGTGTGACGGACGAGTTCATGGAGGCGGTGCTGGCCCGCAAAAAGTATCCGTTGCGCGCCGTCACCACCGGGCAAGTGGTCGAAGAAATTGATGCCTACGAACTGCTCTACAAGGTGGCCGAAGGCACGTGGATTTGCGGCGACCCAGGCTTGCAGTATGAGGACACGATTCAAAAGTGGCACACTTGCAAAAATAGCGGGCCGATCAATTCGAGCAATCCTTGCTCCGAATACATGTTTCTCGACAACTCCGCCTGCAACCTGGCCTCGCTGAACCTGCGCAAATTCCAGCGCGAAGACGGGTCGTTCGACGTCGAGCGCTTCCGGGCAGCCGTACGGATCTTCATCACAGCCATGGAGATCCTGGTGGACAATGCGGGCTATCCCTCGGAAAAGATCGCCCAAAACAGCCACGACTACCGGCCGCTCGGCTTGGGCTTTGCTAACCTAGGGGCGATGTTGATGGCCATGGGATTGCCCTATGATAGCGACGAGGGGCGGGCTGTGGCCGGTGCCATTACGGCCATCATGCATGCCGAGGCCTATGCCCGCAGTGCGGAAATCGCGGCTATCGAACGCATTGGGCCGTTTGCGGCCTTCGAGCAAAACCGGGACTGCATGCTCGAAGTGATGCGCATGCACCAAGCAGCCGTTGAAGAGATCCACCCCAGCTGTCCAGCTTACCTGAAAGCAGCAGCGCGTGAAAGCATGGCCCGCATGGTGGCCCTGGGCGAACGCTACGGCTACCGCAATGCCCAGGCAACGGTGCTGGCCCCGACCGGTACCATCAGCTTTATGATGGATTGCGACACCACGGGCATTGAACCAGACATTGCTCTGGTGAAATACAAGCTGCTGGCCGGTAAAGGCGACGGCATGCTCAAGATCGTCAACAATACGGTCCCAATTGCACTGCGCCGCCTTGGGTACACGGAAGAGCAGATCCGAGATATCTTGGCCTATATTGAGGAAAACGACACGATCGAAGGCGCACCCCATCTTCAGGAAGCACACCTGTCGGTTTTTGACTGTGCCTTTAAGCCCTACAAAGGCCAGCGTTTTATTCACTACATGGGTCACATCAAGATGATGGCAGCTTGCCAGCCTTTTATCAGCGGCGCCATTTCCAAGACGGTCAATATGCCTGAGCACGTGACCGTCGAAGAAATTATGGATGCCTACATTCAAGGCTGGAAACTGGGGCTTAAGGCGCTGGCCATTTACCGCGAAAATTCCAAGCGCAGCCAGCCGCTTTCCACGCGCAAGGAAGACAAAAAGGCCGAGTCCAGTGGGGACGGCGTGGCTGCAAGCGAGCCGCAGGTCATCGAGAAAGTGATCTACAAGCCTGTGCGCAAGCGGCTGCCCGATGAGCGGCCTTCGCTGACGCACAAGTTCTCGGTAGCGGGTCACGAAGGCTACCTGCACATTGGGCTTTATCCAGACACCGCCATGCCGGGCGAGATCTTTATCACCATGGCTAAGCAAGGGTCGACGATTTCTGGACTAATGGACGCCTTTGCCACAGCCATCTCTATTGCCCTGCAGTACGGCGTGCCGTTGGAGGACTTGTGCAACAAGTTCAGTCACATGCGCTTTGAGCCTTCCGGCTTTACGAACAACCCGCAAATCCCGATTGCCAAGTCCATTATGGACTACATTTTCCGCTACCTTTCGCTCAAATTCTTGGGGCGCCCGCAGGAAGAAAAAAGCGAGACGCCTGGCGAAGGTGTAGCGGCCGAAGTTAAACGCAGCGGTCCGGCTCGTGACGAACGGCAACTGGAGCTGAGTTTCGAGACGCAGCCTACAGGGCCGATTACGCCGCTTGTGGGGCCCACCATTGAAGCCTTCTTAGGACTTCAGGGGCAGGCAGCTTCGGGTAGCACAAAAACAACCCCGCAAGCTAGGGTTTTTGAGCATCAGGAAGATGCGCCAGCCTGCTCGAACTGCGGTTCAATCACGGTGCGCTCAGGCGCCTGCTACGTTTGCCCGAACTGCGGCAATTCGAGCGGCTGCGGTTGA
- the queC gene encoding 7-cyano-7-deazaguanine synthase QueC — MSTPNLLPTLKPTTHGETALVLFSGGQDSTTCLYWARHYFPKVEAIGFHYGQKHAVELEQARKIARHAGVPFTVLDLRGLLSGSALLEANQEVSAAHPLAPHLPASFVPGRNALFLTLAASYGFTRGIHDLVGGMCQTDYSGYPDCRRAFIDAMEQALSLALDVTIRIHTPLMHLTKAETWRLARELGILEVIVELTHTDYNGDRSERHEWGYGRLDNPASILRARGYEEAKARGWLD; from the coding sequence ATGTCCACCCCGAATCTGCTCCCCACGCTTAAGCCCACCACACACGGCGAAACAGCCTTGGTGCTTTTTTCCGGTGGGCAGGACTCTACCACCTGCCTTTACTGGGCACGGCACTACTTCCCAAAGGTGGAAGCCATCGGCTTCCACTACGGCCAAAAGCACGCGGTTGAGTTGGAGCAAGCCCGTAAAATCGCACGCCACGCTGGCGTACCCTTTACCGTGCTGGACCTGCGCGGTCTCCTTAGCGGAAGTGCACTCCTTGAAGCTAACCAAGAGGTATCGGCTGCCCATCCCCTGGCGCCTCACCTGCCAGCCTCGTTTGTACCTGGCCGCAACGCGTTATTTCTAACGTTGGCGGCCAGTTACGGCTTTACGCGTGGAATTCACGACTTAGTCGGCGGCATGTGCCAGACCGACTATTCGGGCTACCCAGACTGCCGCCGTGCTTTTATCGATGCTATGGAGCAAGCCCTTTCGCTGGCACTGGATGTAACCATCCGCATCCACACGCCCTTGATGCACCTAACCAAAGCAGAAACCTGGCGACTGGCGCGTGAACTAGGCATTCTGGAGGTGATTGTTGAACTCACGCATACCGACTACAATGGCGACCGCTCCGAACGCCACGAATGGGGCTACGGCCGCCTCGACAACCCCGCCTCGATCCTCCGCGCTCGCGGCTACGAAGAAGCCAAAGCCCGCGGATGGCTCGACTAA
- the ilvD gene encoding dihydroxy-acid dehydratase, whose amino-acid sequence MPLLNRYSRTITQPKSQGASQAMLLATGLKEEDLNKPQIGIASVWFEGNPCNMHLLELAAEVKAGVQQAGMVGFRFNTIGVSDGISMGTDGMSYSLPSRDLIADSIETVMRAQWYDGLIALPGCDKNMPGCVIAMGRLNRPALMIYGGTIRPGCLNGQKLDVVSAFQSYGEYLAGKITDEQRRAIIRHACPGPGACGGMYTANTMAAAIEAMGLSLPFSSSLPAEDPRKREECRRAGIVMRQLLEQDLKPRDIVSRASLENAIAVVMALGGSTNAVLHLLAIAHAFDLPLSLDDFQRLAQRVPLLADLKPSGRYVMEDLCRIGGVPAVMKLLLAHGVLHGDALTVTGKTVAENLAEVPALPEDQDIIRPWNNPIKPTGHIYILYGNLAPGGCVAKITGKEGLRFSGPARVFDSEEDMLAGLEAGRIQRGDVIVIRYEGPKGGPGMPEMLTPTSALMGAGLGQDVALITDGRFSGGSHGFIIGHVVPEAQEGGPIALIRDGDRITIDAEAGTIQVALSDEELAQRRAAWTPPPLKVSRGVLYRYIQTVQDASHGCITDAPLSETVTLGSTPA is encoded by the coding sequence ATGCCGCTGCTAAATCGTTACAGCCGCACCATCACGCAGCCTAAATCGCAAGGCGCCTCACAGGCCATGCTTCTGGCCACGGGCCTAAAAGAAGAAGACCTGAACAAGCCACAGATCGGCATTGCTTCGGTTTGGTTTGAGGGCAATCCTTGTAACATGCACCTGCTGGAGCTGGCAGCTGAAGTGAAGGCCGGTGTTCAGCAGGCTGGGATGGTAGGCTTTCGGTTCAATACCATTGGCGTTTCTGATGGCATCTCGATGGGCACGGACGGGATGTCCTACAGCTTGCCTTCACGAGATCTGATTGCCGATTCGATCGAGACGGTCATGCGGGCGCAATGGTACGACGGTCTTATTGCGCTGCCCGGATGCGACAAGAATATGCCGGGTTGCGTTATCGCTATGGGCCGTCTAAATCGCCCCGCCCTCATGATCTACGGGGGCACGATCCGTCCAGGTTGTCTGAACGGCCAGAAGCTCGATGTCGTAAGTGCCTTTCAAAGCTATGGCGAATACTTAGCGGGCAAAATTACCGATGAGCAGCGCCGTGCTATCATTCGGCATGCTTGCCCAGGTCCTGGCGCCTGCGGTGGCATGTACACGGCCAACACCATGGCAGCTGCCATTGAAGCCATGGGGCTATCGCTCCCTTTTAGTTCTAGTCTTCCAGCCGAAGACCCACGCAAGCGCGAAGAATGCCGACGGGCAGGGATCGTCATGCGTCAGCTGCTGGAGCAAGACCTTAAGCCCCGCGACATTGTCAGCCGCGCCTCGCTTGAAAACGCCATCGCCGTTGTGATGGCCTTGGGGGGGTCAACCAATGCGGTACTGCACCTGCTGGCCATCGCGCATGCCTTTGACTTGCCCCTCAGCCTGGACGACTTTCAGCGCCTGGCGCAGCGCGTACCGCTCTTGGCCGACTTGAAGCCAAGTGGTCGCTACGTTATGGAAGACCTGTGCCGCATTGGGGGCGTGCCCGCGGTGATGAAGCTTTTGCTGGCCCATGGTGTGCTTCACGGCGATGCGCTTACGGTGACGGGCAAAACCGTTGCCGAAAACCTGGCCGAAGTGCCTGCCTTACCTGAGGACCAGGACATCATCCGTCCTTGGAACAACCCCATCAAACCTACCGGCCACATCTACATCTTGTACGGCAACCTGGCCCCTGGCGGCTGCGTGGCCAAGATCACAGGCAAAGAAGGCTTGCGCTTCAGCGGCCCAGCCCGCGTGTTCGACTCCGAGGAGGACATGCTGGCCGGCTTGGAAGCAGGCCGCATTCAGCGCGGCGATGTGATCGTGATTCGCTACGAAGGGCCTAAAGGGGGCCCCGGCATGCCTGAAATGCTTACACCTACCTCCGCCCTCATGGGTGCAGGCTTAGGCCAGGATGTAGCACTGATTACCGACGGTCGTTTCAGCGGTGGTAGCCATGGCTTCATTATTGGCCATGTCGTGCCTGAAGCCCAGGAAGGCGGCCCGATCGCGCTCATCCGGGATGGCGATCGCATCACGATCGATGCCGAAGCCGGGACGATTCAGGTAGCCCTTTCCGACGAAGAGCTGGCGCAGCGCCGGGCTGCCTGGACCCCCCCACCGCTGAAGGTTTCACGCGGCGTACTTTACCGCTACATTCAAACCGTGCAGGACGCTTCCCACGGCTGCATTACTGACGCGCCCCTGAGCGAAACGGTAACCCTGGGATCAACGCCTGCCTGA
- a CDS encoding AAA family ATPase — MSDLFQEAAERLLQAQAPLAERMRPRTLDEFVGQEHILGPGKLLRRAIEADRLSSLIFYGPPGTGKTTLAQIIARSSRAHFTALNAVLAGVKDIRDAIEAAQERLRLHQRRTILFIDEVHRFNKAQQDALLPHVENGTVIFIGATTENPYFEVIKPLVSRSRVFELKPLTPEHLRRIAQQALTDPTRGYGRRNVVVDPEALEHLIDVASGDARSLLNALELAVETTPPDAEGRIHITLPVAEDSIQRRAVLYDKEGDAHFDTISAFIKSLRGSDPDAALYWLARMIYAGEDPRFILRRMLIFAAEDVGLADPQALQVAAAAAQGFEYVGMPEGQFLLSECCLYLATAPKSNTTMAYFDALAYVEREQSGEVPIHLKDAHRDQQGLGHGQGYKYPHAYREHYVAQQYLPDHMQGTYFYEPSNQGYERLIAERLAAWRQRDLAENLPKRLKRYRPDTHKP, encoded by the coding sequence ATGTCGGACTTGTTCCAGGAGGCAGCCGAGCGCCTGCTGCAGGCACAGGCGCCCTTGGCCGAACGCATGCGGCCACGCACACTCGACGAATTCGTCGGACAAGAACACATCTTAGGGCCTGGCAAGCTGCTGCGCCGCGCCATCGAAGCCGACCGCCTCTCGTCGCTGATCTTTTATGGTCCGCCAGGAACAGGTAAAACCACGCTGGCCCAAATCATTGCACGCAGCAGCCGAGCGCATTTTACTGCCCTCAACGCCGTGCTTGCCGGCGTCAAGGACATCCGCGATGCCATTGAAGCCGCTCAAGAACGCCTGCGGCTGCATCAGCGGCGTACCATCCTGTTTATCGACGAAGTCCACCGCTTCAACAAAGCCCAGCAGGACGCCTTACTCCCTCATGTCGAAAACGGCACGGTCATCTTCATTGGTGCTACTACGGAAAACCCCTATTTTGAGGTGATCAAACCGCTGGTCAGCCGATCTCGCGTTTTTGAGCTTAAGCCGCTCACGCCAGAACACTTGCGACGCATTGCCCAGCAAGCGCTCACCGATCCCACGCGTGGCTACGGCCGCCGCAACGTTGTCGTCGATCCCGAAGCCCTGGAGCATCTCATCGATGTGGCCAGTGGCGACGCCCGTTCGCTGCTGAATGCCCTGGAGCTAGCTGTCGAAACAACACCGCCCGATGCCGAAGGCCGCATTCACATTACGCTGCCTGTTGCTGAAGATTCCATTCAGCGTCGGGCCGTGCTTTACGACAAAGAAGGGGATGCGCACTTCGACACCATCAGCGCCTTTATCAAAAGCCTGCGGGGGTCTGATCCGGATGCTGCCCTCTACTGGCTTGCCCGGATGATCTATGCGGGAGAAGACCCGCGCTTTATCTTGCGTCGCATGCTGATCTTTGCAGCCGAGGACGTTGGACTGGCCGATCCGCAGGCCTTACAAGTGGCCGCAGCCGCCGCGCAGGGGTTTGAGTATGTAGGCATGCCCGAAGGGCAGTTCCTTTTGTCCGAATGCTGCCTGTACCTGGCCACGGCACCCAAAAGCAACACGACAATGGCCTATTTTGACGCGCTAGCCTACGTGGAGCGCGAGCAAAGCGGCGAAGTACCTATCCATCTGAAAGACGCCCATCGTGACCAACAAGGCCTTGGTCACGGCCAAGGCTACAAATATCCGCATGCCTATCGCGAACACTACGTTGCCCAGCAGTACCTGCCTGATCACATGCAGGGCACCTATTTTTACGAGCCGTCAAATCAGGGTTACGAACGCCTAATCGCCGAACGTTTAGCTGCCTGGCGACAACGCGACCTGGCCGAAAACCTGCCCAAACGCCTCAAACGCTACCGGCCAGATACCCATAAGCCATAA
- a CDS encoding dynamin family protein, with product MDALLTAEHEALLESERNLLVRLHGLLARTGAEPTLRERLSEVIEALEAPFVVVVVGEFNAGKSSVLNALVGEKLLEEGPIPTTARITLLRHGTVQLERPRSAYLVERYHPLPRLRHLVLVDTPGTNSILRRHQELTERFIPRADLVLFVTSFDRPLAESERQFLAYIRDVWAKRLVFVLNKADLARSEADLTQVLEHIRAACRELLGFEPEIFPISAIQAFEARTSQNPTQRQQCWQASRFEAFEHFLVARLAGPERLRLKFSTPLDIAERLITRLRIHLAKRRTLVKQDQQNLNRLEAQLQAAYQELLSTVRPYLAEIDNQLLKVERRGLKFLQEVIRIGRLSLLRDRDRFKEAFAHQVVCDLDQRLEATLAEAVDRLLTQGLQRWQLSFHEFTQRVEQVVRRRPPRVQAALLHDRRRLFESVVAQAARQLSTYDLREESRRILENARDAAALFLHAEALAGLGALITMLITAAGLDVTGGFAAAGVLALFGLVVLPLQKRRALQEFRKRITLLRTSLHTALTQQLEYEVDHLLERLAATLNPYREFVAREHRLISETTEELRMLSRECQRLRAAVAKAVPVG from the coding sequence ATGGACGCACTGCTGACGGCCGAACACGAAGCACTGCTTGAAAGCGAGCGCAACTTGCTTGTCCGGCTCCATGGTCTGCTGGCCCGTACCGGGGCCGAGCCGACCCTGCGCGAGCGCCTTTCTGAAGTGATCGAGGCGCTTGAGGCCCCCTTTGTCGTGGTGGTCGTCGGCGAGTTCAACGCGGGCAAATCGAGCGTGCTCAACGCGCTTGTTGGCGAAAAGCTGCTCGAAGAAGGACCTATCCCTACCACAGCACGCATTACGCTGCTGCGTCATGGAACGGTGCAGCTAGAACGCCCCCGCTCAGCATACCTTGTGGAGCGCTACCATCCCTTGCCTAGGTTGCGTCACCTGGTACTTGTCGATACGCCCGGGACCAATTCTATCCTTCGCCGCCACCAGGAGCTGACCGAGCGGTTTATTCCCCGGGCTGATCTGGTGCTTTTTGTGACCTCGTTCGATCGCCCATTAGCCGAAAGCGAACGCCAGTTTCTTGCCTACATCCGCGACGTCTGGGCTAAACGTCTGGTATTTGTACTGAACAAAGCCGACCTGGCCCGATCCGAAGCCGACCTTACGCAAGTGCTCGAACATATCCGCGCAGCCTGTCGTGAACTCCTGGGCTTTGAGCCAGAGATCTTCCCCATCAGTGCTATACAGGCTTTCGAAGCACGTACGAGCCAAAACCCAACGCAACGCCAGCAGTGCTGGCAAGCCAGTCGCTTCGAAGCTTTCGAGCACTTCTTGGTAGCACGCCTAGCTGGCCCTGAACGCCTTCGGCTTAAGTTCTCCACACCACTCGACATAGCTGAACGGCTGATCACGCGCCTGCGTATCCATCTGGCTAAGCGACGCACTTTAGTGAAGCAAGATCAGCAAAACCTGAATCGCCTAGAAGCGCAGCTCCAAGCCGCCTATCAGGAGCTTCTCAGCACGGTGCGTCCCTATTTGGCGGAAATCGATAATCAGCTCCTTAAGGTTGAACGCCGGGGCTTGAAGTTTTTGCAGGAGGTGATTCGGATTGGCCGGCTGAGCCTGCTGCGCGATCGGGATCGCTTTAAAGAAGCATTTGCCCATCAGGTGGTGTGCGACTTAGACCAGCGTCTGGAAGCCACCCTTGCTGAAGCGGTCGATCGCTTGCTGACGCAGGGACTCCAGCGCTGGCAACTGAGCTTTCATGAGTTCACCCAACGCGTTGAACAAGTCGTCCGCCGACGCCCTCCCCGTGTGCAGGCAGCACTGCTGCACGACCGCCGGAGACTCTTCGAGTCGGTCGTAGCGCAGGCCGCACGCCAGCTGAGTACCTACGACCTGCGCGAAGAATCCCGTCGCATTTTAGAAAATGCGCGCGATGCCGCAGCACTTTTCCTGCACGCGGAAGCCTTAGCCGGACTGGGCGCGCTGATCACCATGCTCATTACCGCCGCTGGGCTCGACGTGACCGGAGGCTTTGCGGCAGCTGGGGTACTGGCTCTATTTGGCCTTGTCGTACTTCCGCTCCAAAAGCGGCGCGCCTTGCAGGAATTCCGCAAGCGGATTACGCTGCTGCGGACCTCGCTACACACAGCCCTAACGCAACAGCTCGAATATGAGGTAGACCACCTGCTCGAACGCCTAGCCGCGACGCTCAACCCTTACCGGGAATTTGTCGCGCGCGAACACCGCCTGATCAGTGAAACCACCGAAGAACTGCGGATGCTAAGCCGCGAATGCCAACGCTTGCGCGCAGCTGTCGCAAAGGCCGTGCCCGTTGGCTAA
- a CDS encoding DUF2459 domain-containing protein, producing the protein MHLFTFLGGFLLGLLIDLSVQAQPRYRVYLVHHGWHAGIAFCQKDLWDTLWPREVFCPERRFLEVGWGEAGYYPDPNPGVGDALRAALWPSRAVLHVAGFDDAPVQLFRESVRQLDLDAEAFRRLVAYVANYFARDQTGQVQRLQPGLYGRESFFYAARGRYHLFNNCNHWVARALRAAGLPVAPARALTVGDLWQQLEPLTEAPTEETYCK; encoded by the coding sequence ATGCATCTTTTCACGTTCCTTGGGGGATTTCTTTTGGGCCTGCTCATCGATTTGTCGGTGCAGGCGCAGCCTCGCTATCGGGTTTACCTGGTGCATCACGGCTGGCATGCGGGCATAGCCTTTTGCCAGAAGGATCTGTGGGATACCCTTTGGCCCCGGGAGGTTTTCTGCCCGGAACGCCGTTTTTTGGAAGTAGGTTGGGGAGAGGCCGGTTACTATCCCGATCCTAACCCTGGTGTTGGGGATGCACTGCGGGCTGCCCTGTGGCCTTCGCGCGCGGTGCTCCATGTGGCTGGGTTTGACGACGCGCCGGTGCAGCTTTTCCGCGAGTCGGTACGGCAGCTCGACTTGGATGCTGAAGCGTTTCGCCGTTTGGTGGCTTACGTGGCGAACTATTTCGCGCGAGACCAGACAGGCCAAGTGCAGCGGTTGCAGCCCGGCCTCTACGGCCGCGAAAGCTTTTTCTACGCAGCACGCGGACGCTATCACCTGTTCAATAATTGCAATCACTGGGTTGCACGGGCATTGCGAGCCGCTGGACTTCCTGTAGCGCCGGCACGTGCCCTAACGGTAGGCGATCTGTGGCAACAGCTTGAACCCCTGACCGAAGCCCCTACCGAAGAAACCTATTGCAAGTAG